Proteins encoded within one genomic window of Streptomyces profundus:
- a CDS encoding LacI family DNA-binding transcriptional regulator — protein MVGGVTLPASALPQPARLADIAGQAGVSEATVSRVLNGKPGVAAGTRQRVLAALDILGYERPVRLRQRSAGLVGLVIPELTNPIFPAFAQVIEQTLAGYGYTPVLCTQSPGGATEDELVDQLVERGVTGIVFMSGLHADTSADPSRYARLAGQGVPFVLINGFNDRVKAPFVSPDDAAASRIAVRHLRALGHRRIGLAVGPQRFVPVRRKVAGFEGEIEEQRERALAAGEPPVDGVVRHTLFSVEGGQAATAALLDAGCTGVVCGSDMMALGAVRAARQRGLTVPDDCSVIGFDDSQLIAFTDPPLTTVRQPVTAMANAAVNALLEEVGGNPAQHTEFVFQPELVVRGSTAVAPG, from the coding sequence CTGGTGGGAGGAGTGACCCTGCCCGCGTCCGCGCTTCCGCAGCCGGCCCGGCTCGCCGACATAGCCGGGCAGGCGGGGGTCAGCGAGGCCACCGTGAGCCGGGTGCTCAACGGCAAGCCAGGCGTGGCCGCCGGCACCCGGCAGCGGGTGCTGGCGGCGCTGGACATCCTCGGCTACGAGCGGCCCGTCCGGCTGCGGCAACGCAGTGCCGGGCTGGTCGGGTTGGTGATCCCCGAGCTCACCAACCCGATCTTCCCCGCCTTCGCCCAGGTCATCGAGCAGACCCTGGCCGGCTACGGCTATACCCCCGTGCTCTGTACGCAGAGCCCGGGGGGCGCCACCGAGGACGAGTTGGTCGACCAGCTGGTCGAGCGCGGGGTCACCGGCATCGTCTTCATGTCGGGGCTGCACGCCGACACCTCGGCCGATCCGTCCCGCTACGCCAGGCTGGCCGGGCAGGGAGTGCCGTTCGTCCTGATCAACGGCTTCAACGACCGCGTCAAGGCGCCGTTCGTGTCGCCCGACGACGCGGCGGCCAGCCGGATCGCGGTGCGTCATCTGCGCGCCCTCGGCCACCGCAGGATCGGCCTCGCGGTCGGCCCGCAGCGGTTCGTCCCGGTGCGCCGGAAGGTCGCCGGGTTCGAGGGCGAGATCGAGGAGCAGCGGGAGCGGGCGCTGGCCGCGGGCGAGCCGCCGGTGGACGGCGTGGTGCGCCACACCCTCTTCAGCGTGGAGGGCGGACAGGCCGCGACCGCCGCGCTGTTGGACGCCGGCTGCACGGGCGTGGTCTGCGGCAGCGACATGATGGCGCTCGGCGCGGTGCGCGCCGCGCGGCAGCGCGGGCTCACCGTCCCAGACGACTGCTCGGTGATCGGCTTCGACGACTCCCAGCTGATCGCCTTCACCGACCCGCCGCTGACCACCGTCCGCCAGCCCGTCACCGCGATGGCCAACGCGGCGGTCAACGCGCTGCTGGAGGAGGTCGGCGGCAACCCGGCGCAACACACCGAGTTCGTCTTCCAGCCCGAGCTGGTGGTGCGCGGCTCCACGGCCGTCGCCCCCGGCTGA
- a CDS encoding glycoside hydrolase family 13 protein, giving the protein MTQHLADRTQPTSDAPTPNPGAHAATPGVPTPPEWWRHAVIYQVYPRSFADANGDGMGDLAGIRARLPYLAGLGVDAVWLSPFYASPQADAGYDVADYRAIDPMFGDLHDADALIRDAHDLGLRIIVDLVPNHSSDQHEWFQRALRDGPGSPLRDRYHFRAGKGEYGEAPPNDWESIFGGPAWTRVADPDGTPGQWYLHLFAPEQPDFNWENPAVRDEFRSVLRFWLDMGVDGFRIDVAHGLVKAPGLPDMGHAGQLRLLGTQKLPFFDQDGVHEIYRSWREILDEYPDQRIGVAEAWTPTEDRTALYVRREELNQAFNFHYLNTPWDAAELRRVIDSSLDSMRPVGAPTTWVLSNHDVVRHRTRLGGGVERARAASLLMLALPGSAYVYQGEELGLPEVTDLPDEARQDPAFFRRGAGGDGQDGQDGLRDGCRVPMPWSRDGASFGFGGVGGWLPQPGDWGALSVEAQTDDPGSTLELYRRALAERRARSALGAGDGVEWLEAADGVLAFRRVGADGRAVLVAANTTDRAAPLPGACASARGQVLASGPYRQGEPLPADTTVWWEE; this is encoded by the coding sequence ATGACCCAGCACCTCGCTGACCGCACCCAGCCGACCAGCGATGCCCCCACCCCGAACCCCGGGGCCCACGCGGCCACGCCGGGCGTCCCCACCCCGCCGGAGTGGTGGCGGCACGCGGTGATCTACCAGGTGTATCCGCGGTCCTTCGCCGACGCCAACGGCGACGGGATGGGCGATCTGGCCGGGATCAGGGCGCGGCTGCCCTATCTGGCCGGGCTCGGCGTCGACGCCGTCTGGCTCAGCCCGTTCTACGCCTCCCCCCAGGCGGACGCGGGCTACGACGTGGCCGACTACCGGGCCATCGACCCGATGTTCGGCGATCTGCACGACGCCGACGCGCTGATCCGCGACGCCCACGACCTGGGCCTGCGGATCATCGTGGACCTGGTGCCCAACCACTCCTCCGACCAGCACGAGTGGTTCCAACGCGCGCTGCGCGACGGCCCCGGCTCCCCGCTGCGCGACCGCTACCACTTCCGGGCCGGCAAGGGCGAGTACGGCGAAGCGCCGCCCAACGACTGGGAGTCCATCTTCGGTGGCCCCGCCTGGACCAGGGTGGCCGACCCGGACGGCACCCCCGGCCAGTGGTATCTGCACCTCTTCGCGCCCGAACAGCCCGACTTCAACTGGGAGAACCCGGCGGTCAGGGACGAGTTCCGCTCCGTGCTGCGGTTCTGGCTGGACATGGGCGTCGACGGGTTCCGGATCGATGTGGCCCACGGCCTGGTCAAGGCCCCGGGGCTGCCCGACATGGGTCACGCGGGACAACTGCGCCTGCTGGGCACCCAGAAGCTGCCGTTCTTCGACCAGGACGGGGTGCACGAGATCTACCGCTCCTGGCGGGAGATCCTCGACGAGTACCCGGACCAGCGGATCGGCGTGGCCGAGGCGTGGACGCCGACGGAGGACCGCACGGCGCTCTACGTCCGCCGCGAGGAGCTGAACCAGGCGTTCAACTTCCACTATCTGAACACCCCGTGGGACGCGGCCGAGCTGCGCCGGGTGATCGACTCCTCGTTGGACTCGATGCGCCCGGTCGGCGCCCCCACCACCTGGGTGCTCTCCAACCACGACGTGGTGCGGCACCGCACCCGGCTCGGCGGCGGCGTCGAACGGGCCCGCGCCGCCTCGCTGTTGATGCTGGCGCTGCCCGGTTCCGCCTATGTCTACCAGGGCGAGGAGCTCGGCCTGCCCGAGGTCACCGACCTGCCGGACGAGGCGCGCCAGGACCCGGCGTTCTTCCGGCGCGGCGCGGGTGGCGACGGCCAGGACGGCCAGGACGGGCTGCGGGACGGCTGTCGGGTGCCGATGCCGTGGAGTCGGGACGGCGCCTCGTTCGGCTTCGGCGGCGTGGGCGGCTGGCTGCCGCAGCCGGGCGACTGGGGCGCGCTCTCCGTCGAGGCGCAGACCGACGACCCCGGGTCCACGCTGGAGCTGTACCGGCGGGCGTTGGCCGAGCGGCGGGCGCGCTCCGCGCTCGGCGCCGGCGACGGCGTCGAGTGGCTGGAAGCGGCGGACGGCGTGCTGGCGTTCCGCCGGGTCGGCGCGGACGGCCGGGCGGTGCTGGTCGCCGCCAACACCACGGACCGCGCCGCCCCGTTGCCCGGGGCCTGCGCCTCGGCGCGCGGCCAGGTGCTGGCCAGCGGCCCCTACCGCCAGGGTGAGCCGCTGCCGGCGGACACCACCGTCTGGTGGGAGGAGTGA
- a CDS encoding sugar ABC transporter permease: protein MATDTTRVDGSEPLPVPGPARPAGGGRDAGRPRRVRRRGERGPLASFGLHATLLVAAVIAVFPPLWLLVTSFKPKSETFSLSLIADFTTDNYDHVINNTAFLTWFGNSVLIVAITTVIGVLISSTTGYALSRFRFPGMRSLMWTLLITQMFPMAVLIVPLYNLMARYGLLNQPVALIVTYLTIAVPFCAWMMKGFFDTIPISIDESGRVDGLNPFGTFWRLIMPLARPGLAVTGFYTFVTAWAEVAYATAFMTGEDNLTLAGGLQTFVNQHTQDWHLMTAAAVLIAVPATLVFGYAQRHLQSGLTAGATKS, encoded by the coding sequence ATGGCGACCGATACCACCCGGGTTGACGGCTCCGAGCCGCTGCCGGTGCCGGGTCCGGCGCGCCCCGCCGGCGGCGGCCGGGACGCCGGGCGTCCCCGGCGCGTCAGGCGGCGCGGCGAGCGCGGCCCGCTGGCCTCCTTCGGGCTGCACGCGACCCTGCTGGTCGCCGCGGTGATCGCGGTGTTCCCGCCGCTGTGGCTGCTGGTGACCTCGTTCAAGCCGAAGAGCGAGACGTTCTCGCTCTCGCTGATCGCCGACTTCACCACGGACAACTACGACCATGTGATCAACAACACCGCGTTTCTGACCTGGTTCGGCAACTCGGTGCTGATCGTCGCCATCACCACCGTGATCGGCGTGCTGATCTCCTCCACCACCGGCTACGCGCTCAGCCGCTTCAGGTTCCCCGGGATGCGTTCGCTGATGTGGACGCTGCTGATCACGCAGATGTTCCCGATGGCGGTGCTGATCGTGCCGCTGTACAACCTGATGGCGCGCTACGGCCTGCTCAACCAGCCGGTCGCGCTGATCGTCACCTACCTCACCATCGCGGTGCCGTTCTGCGCCTGGATGATGAAGGGCTTCTTCGACACCATCCCGATCTCCATCGACGAGTCGGGACGGGTGGACGGCCTCAACCCGTTCGGCACCTTCTGGCGGCTCATCATGCCGCTGGCCCGTCCGGGGCTCGCCGTCACCGGCTTCTACACCTTCGTCACCGCCTGGGCCGAGGTGGCCTATGCCACCGCCTTCATGACGGGCGAGGACAACCTCACCCTGGCCGGCGGTCTCCAGACGTTCGTCAACCAGCACACCCAGGACTGGCATCTGATGACGGCCGCCGCCGTGCTGATCGCCGTCCCCGCGACGCTGGTCTTCGGATACGCCCAACGACATTTGCAGTCCGGGCTCACCGCCGGCGCCACCAAGTCCTGA
- a CDS encoding RidA family protein, with the protein MDERPQERKTRLTTDQAPAPAWNFSQGVRKGPLLQVSGQGPQDPATGAYLYPGDVREQTLRTLRNVRAILNAGGADVEDVLMFRVYLTRRADFAAMNDAYGAFVGEHCPSGVLPCRTTVFVELPNEAMLVEIDALAAV; encoded by the coding sequence ATGGACGAGCGCCCGCAGGAGCGGAAGACCCGGCTGACCACCGACCAGGCCCCCGCGCCGGCGTGGAACTTCTCCCAGGGCGTGCGCAAGGGCCCGCTGCTCCAGGTGTCGGGCCAGGGCCCGCAGGATCCGGCCACCGGCGCCTATCTGTACCCGGGCGACGTCCGGGAGCAGACGCTGCGCACGCTGCGCAACGTGCGCGCGATCCTCAACGCGGGCGGCGCCGACGTGGAGGACGTGCTGATGTTCCGCGTCTATCTCACCCGCCGGGCGGACTTCGCCGCGATGAACGACGCCTATGGCGCGTTCGTCGGCGAGCACTGCCCCAGCGGGGTGCTGCCCTGCCGCACCACCGTGTTCGTCGAACTCCCCAACGAGGCCATGCTGGTGGAGATCGACGCGCTGGCCGCCGTCTGA
- a CDS encoding peptidoglycan-binding protein, translating into MTLLFALLLGALVPASTAQALPAWPSISQGASGANVTTAQYLLRHHGHDIAADGQFGPATAAAVTGFQSSRGLAADGVVGARTWPQLVVTVQQGAGGDAVRAAQTQLNKYGAGLSVDGNFGALTDSAVRSFQSSQGLAVDGQVGPATWQSLLGGGGGGGPSGHALPLDRSAAPRSDYAQPHWGTTPAIDLIVTNLPTYAVTGGRVEHYSSTSCGIGIRLLQPDGSRFVYCHLSARSTADGAQVSAGTRVGTTGDTGNSGAPHLHIEIRTSDGLARCPQNYLLAIWDGRQPPGLTSLPTSGCTTG; encoded by the coding sequence ATGACCCTGCTGTTCGCCTTGCTGCTCGGGGCCCTCGTGCCCGCGTCGACGGCGCAGGCCCTGCCGGCCTGGCCGTCCATCAGCCAGGGCGCCAGCGGCGCGAATGTCACCACCGCGCAGTATCTGCTGCGCCACCACGGCCATGACATCGCCGCCGACGGCCAGTTCGGGCCCGCCACCGCCGCGGCCGTGACCGGCTTCCAGAGCAGCAGGGGCCTGGCCGCCGACGGAGTGGTGGGCGCCCGGACCTGGCCGCAGCTGGTCGTCACCGTCCAACAGGGCGCCGGCGGGGACGCGGTCAGAGCGGCCCAGACCCAGCTCAACAAGTACGGCGCCGGGCTGTCCGTCGACGGGAACTTCGGCGCGCTGACCGACAGCGCCGTGCGTTCGTTCCAGAGCTCACAGGGCCTGGCCGTGGACGGCCAGGTGGGGCCCGCGACCTGGCAGAGCCTGCTCGGCGGCGGCGGAGGCGGCGGCCCGTCAGGACACGCGCTGCCGCTGGACCGTTCCGCCGCGCCCCGGAGCGACTACGCCCAACCGCACTGGGGCACCACCCCAGCCATCGACCTGATCGTGACCAACCTCCCCACCTACGCCGTCACCGGCGGACGGGTCGAGCACTACAGCAGCACCAGTTGCGGCATCGGCATCCGGCTGCTCCAGCCGGACGGTTCGCGGTTCGTCTACTGCCACCTCTCCGCCCGCTCCACGGCCGACGGCGCCCAGGTGTCCGCGGGGACCCGGGTCGGCACCACGGGCGACACCGGCAACTCAGGGGCCCCGCACCTGCATATCGAGATCAGGACCAGCGACGGCCTCGCCCGCTGCCCGCAGAACTACCTGCTGGCGATCTGGGACGGCCGACAGCCGCCCGGCCTCACCAGCCTGCCGACCAGCGGCTGCACCACGGGCTGA